The window TATAAGTCATGTTGCCATACAGCCAGCCGAGCGGAATGTCCGGACCCGAAACAGCCAGAACAGCAAGGATTAGAAGGGAGGCTGCGGCTGCTGCGGCCTTAATATATTTCTGGTACAGCCTGGCGAAGGCGGAGAAGGAAAAATGATAGCCGATTACGAAATACGGCAGATATACGAAGGTGCGGCTGATGCTGAACCATACCCCGTCAACCTGTAAATATCCGACAGTAACTCCCGCAGCTACGGCGAAGGCGATTTGAGCGGTTTTGGACCATTTGCCCATACCGAGCATCAGCAGTCGCCAGCAGGCATGACTGGCCAGGAACCATAAGAGCAGATAAGGTGCAAATATAGAATGATGTATGCCGTTTACGTGAAAGAGGGAAACATCCAGCGCAGAATACAGGCTCTGAAAAATCAGGTATTGCATGCCGATCTGAAGCAGCACTTTACGGCCTGCAGCCCCGTTCAGGCTCTGCTTCGCGAAATATCCGGTAACAAGCACGAACAGCGGCATATGAAAACTGAAGATCCACATATACAGCCCGTGCATGCCATTCATTCTGGTGATTAGAGGTTCGATAGCATTGCCGGCAAATACAGTGATGATAAGCATGAAACGCAGGTTGAGAAAAAAAGTTTCCCCGCGCGCCTCCAGCGGATTTTCCCTTACCATAACCTAACCCCCAAAAGTTGATCTATAAAAATAAATTAATTTAATTTTAAAATACATGATTTTAGGTTTAGATATTGTGAATTCAATCACAATGGAAAGCGCTATCAGGCGGATTAATTGTGGCGATCTGTTGAAGGTTGTTTGATTTCTTTGATTACTCTATAATTTTCTGTATGCAGTACACGGGAGTGAAACTATTGAAGAAATTAATATCCAGACGAAGAGTCCTCCTTTCACTTGCAGTGCTTCTGGTTATAGCAGGACTGCTGCTGTGGAGATATTTGACCCCGTATACCCCGGCTGAGAATGCCGAGTCTGCGCTGATCTCCGCAGGAGGAGTTACAGTAGAACAGAATGATAACTGGATTTCGTTTGAACCATCGGTAATATCGGGTACGGCAGTGATTTTCTATCCCGGCGCACTGGTTGAGGCCGAGGCTTATGCGCCACTGGCCCACAAAATCGCTGCCGCAGGGCATCCGTTTTACATAGCCAAAATGCCGCTCAATCTGGCGGTCATTAAGGGAGATGCCGCGGATGAAATGATCCGTGTGCATCCGCAGCAGTCCTTTGTGCTGGGCGGCCATTCTCTGGGCGGCGTAATGGCGTCGCGTTATGCTGCCGAGCATGCGGACCAGCTGGAAGGTGTGTTTTTCCTGGCCTCCTATCCGGATGAGAAGGGCAGCCTGAAAGATACTACACTGTCGGTCCTATCCGTGCTTGGAACGGAGGATAAGGTAGTCGACAGAGACAATTACAGTGAGGGCCGCGCTTATTTGCCGGGCAATACGGTATATTACTCCGTCACCGGCGGCAACCACGCCCAGTTCGGAAGCTACGGTCCCCAGAAGGGTGACGGGGAAGCGACGATTACCGAAGAAGAGCAGCAGAACCGCACAGCGCGGGCGATGCTGGACTGGCTGGGCAATCTTCGTTAGCCCGTATCCTGAGAGAGGAGGCGGAGTATGCCGCTGCTGCATGTGAATGATTTATCGGTACCCTGCCAAGCCATTTTGTTCGACAAGGACGGCACGCTGCTGGATTTGCTTGCAACCTGGGGAACCTGGGCGGAGCTGGTTCTGCAAGGGCTGGGCAATCAGCTGGCGCTGATGGGAGACGGCTTCA of the Paenibacillus pedocola genome contains:
- a CDS encoding acyltransferase family protein, with the protein product MVRENPLEARGETFFLNLRFMLIITVFAGNAIEPLITRMNGMHGLYMWIFSFHMPLFVLVTGYFAKQSLNGAAGRKVLLQIGMQYLIFQSLYSALDVSLFHVNGIHHSIFAPYLLLWFLASHACWRLLMLGMGKWSKTAQIAFAVAAGVTVGYLQVDGVWFSISRTFVYLPYFVIGYHFSFSAFARLYQKYIKAAAAAASLLILAVLAVSGPDIPLGWLYGNMTYMQLGAEEWYAGMYRLALYAVQITASLAFLGLVPYGLSQMTDWGRRTLYVFLLHGLVVRLAAASGIYDYVGNAAGAAIVLLTAVLFTVLLAQPAVKRLLHPLVEPSVNWMITLQRAALRRTP
- a CDS encoding alpha/beta hydrolase, whose product is MKLLKKLISRRRVLLSLAVLLVIAGLLLWRYLTPYTPAENAESALISAGGVTVEQNDNWISFEPSVISGTAVIFYPGALVEAEAYAPLAHKIAAAGHPFYIAKMPLNLAVIKGDAADEMIRVHPQQSFVLGGHSLGGVMASRYAAEHADQLEGVFFLASYPDEKGSLKDTTLSVLSVLGTEDKVVDRDNYSEGRAYLPGNTVYYSVTGGNHAQFGSYGPQKGDGEATITEEEQQNRTARAMLDWLGNLR